The Myxococcales bacterium genome contains the following window.
CCGGCGGCGCGACGACCCTGGTCGACATGCCGCTCAACTCGATCCCGCCGACCACGACCCGGGCGGCGCTCGCCGCCAAGCGCGCCGCCGCGACCGGGCAGTGCGCGGTCGACGTCGGCTTCTGGGGCGGGGTCGTGCCCGGCAACACGGGCGAGCTCGCCGGCATGGTCGCCGACGGGATCCGCGGCTTCAAGTGCTTCCTGGTCGACAGCGGCGTCGAGGAGTTCGGCTGGGTCGACGAGGCGGCGCTGGCGCCGGCGATGGCCGAGCTGGCGCGGCTGGCGGCGCCGCTGCTGGTCCACGCCGAGGTGGCCGGCCCGATCGACGCGGCCGCGGCCGGCCTGGCCGGCGCCGACCCCGCGCGCGTACGCGACCTACCTGGCCAGCCGGCCGCCGGCCGCCGAGGAGCAGGCGATCGCCCTGGTGGTGCGGCTGTGCCGGGCCACGCGCGCGCGCACGCACATCGTCCACCACTCGGCGGCGTCGGCGCTGCCGCTCCTGCGCGGGGCCCGCGCCGACGGCCTGCCGCTCACCGCCGAGACCTGCCCGCACTACCTGACGTTCGCGGCCGAGGACATCGACGACGGCGCGACGCCGTGGAAGTGCGCGCCGCCGATCCGCGAGCGCGCCAACCGCGACGCGCTGTGGGCGGCGCTGGCCGAGGGCGTGCTGTCGCTGGTCGCGTCCGATCACTCGCCGTGCACGCCGGCGCTCAAGCGCCTCGACGCCGGCGACTTCGTGGCGGCGTGGGGCGGCATCGCCGGGCTGCAGGTGGCGCTGCCCGCCGTGTGGACCGCGGCCCGGGCCCGCGGCCACACGCTCGTCGACCTGGTCCGGTGGATGTGCGAGGCGCCGGCGGCCCTGGCCGGGCTCGCGGGGCGCAAGGGCGTGATCGCCGTCGGCGCCGACGCCGACCTGTGCGTGCTGGCCGACGCCGAGGCGTTCTGCGTCGACCCCGCGCTGATCCGCCATCGCCACCAGGTCACGCCCTACGCCGGCGTGCGCCTGGTCGGCCGCGTCCACGCCACCTACCTGCGCGGCCGCAAGATCTTCGACGGCACCGACGTCGACGGCGTCGGCGGCGCGCTGTTGTAAGCAACCGCGCGCGCGGCCGGTCGATAGGTAGGGGACGCGCCGGGTTGGCGCATGGAACCAGGAGGACCCGATGGGATGGACCGCCAGCTACCAGATCCTGCGCGATCGACCGCTCGACGACGACGAGCTGACCGCGCTCGACGACTTCATCGCGCGCAGCAACAAGCCGTCGTGGGAGGGGGAGGGCTTCGGGCTCGCGGTGACGCGCGAGGGGCGCGCCGACCGCGTCATCGGCGATGGCTGGCAGAAGCTGCCGTTGACCGAGGACACCGAGGATCTGGAGCGGCTGTGCCGCGTGCTCAACGAGCTGGCGACCGTGGTCGCCGGCGTCGAGCTCCGGCTGGTCGACGACTTCGGCGCGCTCGGCCTGACGCCGGCCGGCCAGGCCACGACCAGCGGGCGGCCGGCGGCGCTGGTCGACCTCGGTGAGCGCGACCGGACCCAGTGGCAGGCGCCAGGGGCCTGGCTCCCGCCCCGGTTCGCGCCAGTGCCGGCCGAGCTGGTCGACTGGCTCGCCGGCGCCGACGGCGATCGCTCGGTCGTCCGCGCGGCGCTCACGACGCTCGCCGACTGGCCGCGCGAGCACCCGGACCGCGCGCGCGTGCTGGCGCGCCTGGCCGAGACCTCGGCGCGCACGGTCGCCAAGGCCGGCCTCGACGTCTACGCCGAGGCCACGCGCGACAGCGACGGCTGGGGCGTGGTGACGCGGGCGCTCGAGGGCATGGCGGCGGGGGACGTGACCCCGGCCTTCGTCGTCCGCTTCCTGACGATCTGGCGCCACCCGCGCGGGATCTACTGGTACGGCGATCTCGCGCTGCCCGACCGGTTCCGCGACCAGGTCGCGGCGGACGCCGAGGTCGAGGGGCAGATGCGCGCGGATCTCGCGGCCTCGCTCGACGACCCCAGCGCGACCGAGCTGGTGCATCGCCGGGCCGAGCACGCCGCGCACATGCTCGGGCGCGCGCGCACGCCGAGCGCGATCCGGGCGCTGGTCGAGGCGGCGCGGCGGCTGCGCGGGACGCCGCTGTCGACCGATCTGCGCTACCACACCTACCCCGGCATCCACGAGGGGCTGGCCCTGGCGGCGGTGCCGGCGGCGGTGCCGACCCTGCTGCTCGACCTCGGCACCGGCCCCAACTGGGAGCGGCACCGGATCGCGGCGCTGCGGACGCTGGCGCAGCGCGCCCCCGCGCGGGTCGAGCCGATCGCGAGCGCGCTGGCGGCTGGCGGCGACCTCGATCTGATCGAGGTGCTGACGATGATCGGCGGCGCCGCGGTCGGGCCCGCGCTGCGGCTGCTGGCCGACGCGCCCGACGCGTGGCTGGCACGGCGCGCGCGCGAGGCCCTGGCGGCCCGCGGTGACGAGGTCCCGCCCGAGCTCGAGGTCGATCTGCCGGCGCGGGTGCTCCACCGCAGCGGGCGCGTGCGCGACGACGCGGTGCGCGCCATCGAGGCGCTCGGCCCGAGCCACCTGCGCTGCCTGGTCGTGGCGGACGCGCTCGACGTCGCGGTCCGGCAGCGGTTCGACGAGGTCGTGCTGGTGCGCTCGGGGCTCGACGTCGTGCCGCGCGCGCTGCGCCGGGCTCCGCTCGACCAGCGCCTGGCGTGGATCGATCGCGGCGGCGACGGCGCGGTGCCGCCGCAGACGTGGTGGCCGGCGCTCGACCCGATCGTGGTCGACGGCGTCGCCGAGCACGCGGCCCGGGTGCCGCGGCCGTGGCCGCGCCTCGACGAGGCCAGCGAGCGCGCGCTCGTGGCCGAGGAGGAGGCGGTCCTCGCGGTGCTGCGGGCGGGCGCGCTCGACGTCGCCGCCGAGGTCGGCGCGGCCATCGCGGCGCCGGCCGAGGTGCGGCTGATCGATCCGCTGGCGCCGGCGCCGCCACCGATCGCGGCCACGTCGTCGGCGCCGGGCACCGCGCCGGCCGCGGCCGTGACGTCGTCGTCGAGCGCGGGCTCGCCGCTGCCGGCGCCGAGCGCCATCGCGGCGCCGGCGGCGCCCGGGGCCGGCGACCTCGCGGACGAGGTCATCGATGAGCTGCTCTCGGTCATGGCGCGCGAGGTGACGGTGCCGCCGGCGCTGGTCGCGCGGGCGGGCCTGGCGCGCGGGATCGCGAGCATGGACAGCTACGCGCGCGGCAACGCGCTCCGCGATCGGTTGCTCGCGTGCGATCGAGCCCGGGTCGGACAGCGCCTGCTCGCCGGCCTGGAGACGCTGCACGCTGGCTATCCCATCAGCCGCATCGCCGAGGGCGTGTTCCCGTACGTGGGTGACTCGGACGACGGCGCCGCCGCGCTGACGAGGTGCTGGCAGGTGGCGTTCGAGGTGCCATGGGAGAACCCCGGTCGCCTGACCGATCTGCTCGCGGCGGTGGCGTCGATGCCGCCGCTGTTCGCGGCGTGCGTCGACGAGCTGGCCGCGCCCGACGGCGACCGCGGGGGGGCGCGCACGGCCAGCGCGTTCGAGCTGGTCACCCGCGCCACCGCCCACGCCGACCTGGCGCGCGCCGCGATCGTGGCGCGCCTGCGGGCCGATCGCGGGCGCCCCGGTGAGCGCGTGCGCTGGCGGCGCGACGCCCAGCGCGCGCTGGCGCGCCTGCCTGGCCCCGACGCGGCGCCGACCGCGCTGCTCGAGCTGGCCGAGGCCGCCGAGCCGTCGACGATGGTCAACCTCATCGAGTGCCTGGCGGCGAGCGACCTCGGCTCGGCGACCCAGGTCAAGCGCCTGGTCGACACGCCCGGGCTCGCGGTCGACGCGGCCAAGGTGCTGCTCCGCGCCGGGCTGGTGACCGCGGCCGAGCGCGCGCGCTTGCTCGCCCATCCGTTCTGGCGCGTGCGCCTGGTCGCCGCCGACGAGTGCCGTGAGTGGGCGCGGGCCAAGGTCGAGACGTTCGCGGTGTGGGCCGCGATCGACGCCGCTGGCATCGCGGTGCCCGATGACGATCGGCGCCGAGCCCGGGGCGACGCCGCCGCGTCCGCGAGCTGGGACGACCTCGCGCGCGCGCACGGCCAGCCGCTGACGCTGTCCGCGCTCGCGCCGCCGATCGCCGGGGCGGCCTCGCCCTGCGCCGACTACCGGGCGTGGGCGCTGTGGGCGCTCGACGAGGCGGCCGCGCCCGAGACCGTGGTCGCGCGCGTGCTCGCGGACGAGCTCGATCGTGCGCTGGTAGCGCGCGGCTACCCGCGGTCGTCGTCGCGGTGGGTGCGGTGGGCCGCGGGCGTGCCGGAGCTGCCCAGCGATCGGCGGGCGCGCCTGAGCTGGGCGCTGGCGCGCGTGTCCGACGAGCTCGATCCGACGCTGGCGCGGGTCGCGCGCGACGGGGCGGCCGCGGTCGCCGCGACGCTCCCGCCGCCGACCCTCGCGCTCACTCCGGACGAGCGCGCCGAACTGGAGCGCCAGGAGGACGTGATCGCCGCGCGCGGCGCGGCGCTGTTCCGAGACGGCGTGCCGCCGCTGCCGCCGCTGTCCACGCCGGCCCCGGTCACGGCGTCGAGCCCGTCCTGCGCGCCGCGCGACTCGTACTTCTGAAGCGCCCGGCCGCGACCGGCGTCACGGCGGCGCGCTGTCGGAGCTACCGCGGCGCGACCGCCAGGGCCCGCGCCGGCGCCGCCGGGTCGCCGGTGAACTCGAGGTCGACGGCGTAGGTGCCGTCGGGCACGTCGAGCGCGGTGATCGCCGCGCACACGTCGGCCGCGCACGCGACGTCGACGCGGTCGACGAGGCGGAGGTGATCGCCGACGGTCGCGAACCATGGCTGCGGGGCGTGGGCGAAGGCGAGGTCGAACGCGCGCCCGGCCTCGGCCGGCGTGACCTCGAGGATCTCGTCGAGGACGAGGGTCTTCGCGCTGCCGTCGGCCGGCGGATCGTCGACCTGCTCGACGTGGTAGCGCAGCCGCGTCGTGACGCCCCAGGTGTGGGTGAAGCCGCGGATCCCCTCGTAGGCATAGTCGACCGCGCCGCCGTCGCTCATCATCGCCAGGCACAGCTGGTTGGTGAGCCCGACGCACGGGGCGGCGTAGGGCAGCACGGTGGTCTCGATCGTGTCGTCGCCGCACCCGCTCACCAGCGCCACCCCGACCAGTCCGCCCAGGATCATGTTCTGCATGAGTCCAGCTTCGCGACGGGTGGCCCGACCGTCAAGGCGCGTGGACACCGCGTGCCGACCGTCACGGCCTCGCGGTCCGCCGGCGCCGACGCCCACCGGCGCGCGGTCACGGCGCGCGGACGGCCACCGCGCGGACCGGCGTCGCCGGATCGCCGGTGGCCTCGACCTCGACCTCGAACCGCACGCCGGCGTCGTCGCGCGCGACCAGCTCGGCGCACACCTCCGACGCGCACGCCACCGGCACCCCGAGCAACAGCACGTGGTCGCCGTCGGCGGTGAACCATTTCCAGGTCGGCGACAGGTGCCACACCGCCGGCGCGCCGGCGGGGACCACGCGGGTCGCGTCGACGTGGTCGACCACGTAGGCGCCGACCGCGTCAGGGATGCCCGACGCGTCGTCGACGGTGTAGCGGACGTCGGCCTCGACGCCCCAGGTCGGCGTGTAGCCCTCGAGCGGGTTGTAGAACGGCGTCGCGGCGCCGGCCTCGTCGAGCATGACGGTGCACAGGTGTGCCGTGATCGCCTCGCACGGGGTGCGGTACCAGGCGATCGTGCCGATGTGCTGCGGGTCGCTGCAGCCGACCAGCGCCGTCACCGCCAGGAGGCCGAGCCATCGCTCACGTCTCATGGGAACACTGTCGCCGGGGCCCCGCGACCGAGCAAGCGTGCTGCCATGGTCTACCGGGCGGCGCGTGGTCGCCGTCACGGTGGCCGCGCGGGGGCCGGTCGCGGTAGCGTGGGCCGCGCATGACGACCGACCCCGCGTTCCTGGATCTGCCCGACCTCGCGCTCGACGAGGTCGGCGGCGCCGCGCTCTCGTGCAACGACGAGTTCTTCGCCGAGAAGGAGAACCTGCTCAAGCCCGACGCCGCGGTGTGGAAGGACCACGTCTACACCGATCGGGGCAAGTGGATGGACGGCTGGGAGACCCGGCGCCGGCGCGAGCCCGGCTACGACTGGTGCGTGATCCGCCTGGGCATGCCGGGCGTGATCCACGGGGTCGTGATCGACACCGCGTGGTTCCGCGGCAACTACCCGGCCGAGGCCTCGCTCGAGGGCTGCGAGCTCGACGATCCGCTCGACCTGCGGGCGCTCGCGACCGCGACCTGGACCGAGCTCCTGCCGCGGGCCGAGCTGGGCGGCGATCGCAAGAACCAGTTCGCGATCGGGCACCGCGGCCGGGTCACGCACCTGCGCCTCAACATCTTCCCCGACGGCGGCGTCGCGCGCCTGCGCGTCCACGGCGTGGTCACGCCGCGGCCGGCGCAGCTGGTCGGCACGATCGATCTGGCGGCGCTGACCAACGGTGGCTGGGTCGAGGCGTGCAGCGACATGTTCTTCGGCTCACGCAACAACCTGATCAAGCCCGGGCCGTCGCGGACGATGGCCGACGGCTGGGAGACCCGGCGGCGGCGCGGCCCCGGCCACGACTGGGCGCTGGTCCGGCTGGCGGCCCCGGGCCTGGTCGACCGGCTCGAGCTCGACACCTCGCACTTCAAGGGCAACGCCCCGGGCCGGTGCCTGGTCGAGGGCCACGCGCCCGGCCGCCCCGACGACTGGCGGGTCCTGCTCGACACGCCGCTGCAGCCGCACACCCGCCACGTGTTCGCCGACGAGCTGCGTCGGGTCGGCGCGATCAGCCACGTGCGCCTGAGCGTGTTCCCCGACGGCGGCATCGCCCGCATGCGGGTGTGGGGCCAGCTCGCCGCCGCGAGCGCGGCGCTGGTTACGTTCGACGTGCTCGACCCGGCCAGCGCCGAGGCCGCGCTCCTGACCGCGTGCGGCTCGACCGCGTGGGCCCGGCGGATGGCGGCGCACCGCCCGTTCGAGGACCAGGCCGCGCTCGAGCGCATCGCCGAGCGGAGCTGGTGGTCGCTGGCCGAGGCCGACTGGCTCGAGGCGTTCGCGGCCCACCCGCGGATCGGCGCGCGCCCCGCCGCCGAGCACGGCGCCTGGGCCGCCGGTGAGCAGCGCGGCGCCGCCGCGGCCGACGACGCGACTCGCGCGGCCCTGGCCGAGGCCAACGCCGCGTACGCGGACAAGCACGGCTTCATCTACATCGTCTGCGCCACCGGGCGCAGCGCCGACGAGATGCTGGCCGATCTGCGCGCGCGCCTGGGCCGCGACCGCGCCAGCGAGATCCGGACCGCGGCCGAGGAGCAGGCCAAGATCACGCGGCTGCGCCTGCGCAAGCTGCTGACGGGCGCGTGAGCGTCCGCGGCCGCGGCGCTCGGCGACTGGATGGCTTCAACCTGGGCGCGCCGCGGGGGTAGCATCGGCGTCCGATGATCACCACGCACGTCCTCGACACCGCGCTCGGACGGCCGGCGCGCGGCGTCCCGATCCACCTCGAGCTGCACGAGGGTGACGGCTGGCGCGCGCTCGGCGCCGGCACCACCGACGACGACGGCCGCCTGCGCACCCTGACCCCGGCCGGGCCGGTCGCCCCGGGCCGCTACCGGATCAGCTTCGACACCCAGGCCTACTTCGACGCCCACGGCGCGACCGGGTTCTTCCCGTCGGTGGAGATCCAGTTCGTCGTCGTCGACGGCGCTGCGCACTACCACGTGCCGCTGCTGCTGAGCCCGTACGGATACTCGACCTACCGCGGCAGCTGAGAGCCGGAGCAGGAATCGACGGCCCACCGCGGACGCGCGAATGCGCTCCGGCAGGGGCGGCCGCAACGGCAGGGTCGGTCGGCGACGCCGTGCGGCGCCGGCCTGGGCACGCCGCGCGGGACGGCCGGCGATGCGCAGCGGTGACCGCACGGCGACGGGGTCGGGCCGGCGACCGTCGCCCTTCGGCGGTCTCAGCGGTCTCGGCGGTCTCGGCGGTCGGCGTGTCGCTCAGCCGCACAGGGTGATGAACCGCAGGACGTCGTAGGTCAAGGCGAACAGGGTGGCGCAGCCGAGCGCCTTGGCGACGCCGCGCAGGGGCAGGTGGTCGAGGCCGCGGTGGGTCTTGGCGTCGGCGTTGACGGTCTCGGCCGTGGCGGCGCGCTGCTTGTAACGCTGCTTGGCGTCGTCGGTGCCCATGCGGACCCGCCATCGGGCGACGGCGTCGCTGTCACCGTCACGCGCCACGTGCGGATCGCGGGTGTCGCCGAGACGTGGCCTGGGCACGGGCGCGAGCACGGTGACCTGCTGCGCGGCTGCCGCGTCGATAGCGTCGTGCTGGGTGTCAGGCGAGCGTCAGCGAGCGTGCTGCGGGTACACGCCGGTGCGGGCCACGACCTGGGCGAGCATGGGGGTGCTCTGGCCCATGTCGCTGCCGCGGTTGATCGCGGTGACGCCGACGATGACGCGGGCGGCGTCGGTGGTGGTGGCGAACTGCAAGTTGAACGCCGGGCGGAAGCCGCCGTCGCCCATCTTCATGACGCGGGCGTCGGGATCGGTCGTCGAGACCCGCACGGTGGGATCCTTGGCGCGGCTGCGCTGCTTGGTCGCTTCGACCTCGGCGACCTGCGCCAGCGCCGCCTCGATGCGGGCGAGCCGATCGGCGGCGCCGCGGCACCGCGCGGCAGCGCGGCGCGCGCTGATCGCGGGATCGGCCGCAGCGCGCGTCACCGCGTCGAGGTGGGCGCGCGCCTCCTGCATCAAGGTCGCGAGCGTCGCGGTCCGGCGGAACGACGAGGCGCCGGCGCTCGCGCGCACCCGCGTCCCGTCCTGCGCGACGCTGTGCAGATCGACCAGGCCTTGCCGCATCAGCATCGCCAGCACCTGCGTGAGCAGCGCATCGAAGTCGTCGCCGCGTCGGCTGCGGAAGTCGGACAGCGTGTGGTAGCCGACCGCGACGCCACCACACAGCCAGCGGTAGCTCGCGTGGACCTCGGTCAGTCGGGCGAGTTCCCGCGCGCTGCCTTCGCCCTCGCTGGTCGCGTCACGCGAGCGCCAGCGAGCGTGCGCTGCGGTTCGACCATGGGCACGTCAGGATGCGCGCGGGGCGAGGGGCGCCGCGGTCGTGGTCCTCCCAGAGCACGCTCGCTGACGCTCGCGTGATGCTGCGCACCGGATCGTCCGCGGCGACGGCGGCGTCGAGGTCGATGCGCGCCCAGACCTGCTGATCACGGCGGGGCGTGCGGACCCGGGCACCGTGCTTGGCGCCGGCCGCCGCGCGTCGCCGGCGCGGGCCGAGCACCGTCACCGCAAGGTCGGGCGCGTCCGCCGGGAACAGAACGGGCTGCTCGAACGCCGGGGTGGAGGCGCGATCGGTCATCCGCTGGCAACGCGTCCGCCAGGCGATCGGTCTCCCGACCCCACGTTTTTCTTCGATGGTCGTCCGGTCGAGGCTTGACGGATCGGGTCGTCATGGTTATATATGCCGTATTCAAATGCGCCCGCCTCGCCACCGCCGCACGCCGATCCAGCTCACGCTGGATCAGGCGCGCCGCCCCACCGGGCACGGCGGCTGGCGCCCGGGTGCCGGCCGGCCCAAGGGCCGCGCCACCTGCTCCCACCAGGCCCGGCCGCGGTTCCCGGCGTCGGTGCCGATCCACGTCACGCTCAAGATCGCCGCCGGCCTGCCGTCGTTCCGCCGGGCCGCCATCATGCGCGTCGTCCGCGCCGCCATCGCCGCCGGCGGCCACCGCGGCGACTTCCGCGTCGTCCACTACAACGTGCTCGGCGACCACATCCACCTCGTCGTCGAGGCCGCCGGCGCCGCCGCCCTCGCCCGCGGCATGCAGGGCCTCACCATCCGCCTCGCCCGCCGCCTCAACGCGCGGCTCGGCCGCCGCGGGCGCCTCCTCGCCCAGCGCTACCACGCCCGCCCATTGCGCACGCCGCGCGAGGTCCGCAACGCCGTCCGCTACGTCTTGCTCAACGGCAGGCACCACGCCGCCGACCGCGGCCAGGCCCTCGCGCGTGGCTGGGTCGATCCGTACTCCAGCGCGCTCTGGTTCGACGGCTGGAAGACCGCGATCCGCACCGACGCCCCGTGGCTCCGCGCGCTGGCCAAGGACGGCTGCCCGACCGCCGCGCCACACACCTGGCTGCTCTCCGTCGGCTGGCGCCGCGGCGGCGGCCTCATCGACATCGACGACATCCCGGGGCCCGCGCCGTGACCCCGGGGGCCGGACCTACGCCGCCGGGCGATTCTTGCTCAGGCTGTGAGCTCCGGAGGCCGCACGCTTCATTCGCCGCCGGCGCACGACCGAATATCCGTCGGAGCGCTGTAACCGGGCCCGCGCCTGTGACGTAGTCGTCAGGTGGGACCCGAGGCCTCCGCGTCGCCGCCCGCGCGCGTGCGCTGTTGCTCGCGGTGCCGCGCGATCTACCGGAGCGACTTCATCCGGTGTCCCACCGACGGCGCGCTGATCGACGAGCACGAGGGCGATCCGCTGATCGGCACGACGCTGGGCGAGCACTACGTGATCGAGGCGTGCGTCGGTGAGGGGGCGATGGGCCGGGTCTACCGGGCCCGCCACGCCCGGCTGCAGCGGCGCACGTTCGCGGTCAAGGTGCTCCTGGGCGACCTGGCCAGCACGCTGGCGATGCGGCTGCGGTTCTCGCAGGAGGCCGAGGCCGCGAGCGCGCTCGACCACCCCAACGTCGTGCGGGTCACCGACTTCGCGCGATCCGAGTCGGGGCTCCTGTTCATCGTCATGGA
Protein-coding sequences here:
- a CDS encoding DUF4377 domain-containing protein, producing MQNMILGGLVGVALVSGCGDDTIETTVLPYAAPCVGLTNQLCLAMMSDGGAVDYAYEGIRGFTHTWGVTTRLRYHVEQVDDPPADGSAKTLVLDEILEVTPAEAGRAFDLAFAHAPQPWFATVGDHLRLVDRVDVACAADVCAAITALDVPDGTYAVDLEFTGDPAAPARALAVAPR
- the alc gene encoding allantoicase; its protein translation is MTTDPAFLDLPDLALDEVGGAALSCNDEFFAEKENLLKPDAAVWKDHVYTDRGKWMDGWETRRRREPGYDWCVIRLGMPGVIHGVVIDTAWFRGNYPAEASLEGCELDDPLDLRALATATWTELLPRAELGGDRKNQFAIGHRGRVTHLRLNIFPDGGVARLRVHGVVTPRPAQLVGTIDLAALTNGGWVEACSDMFFGSRNNLIKPGPSRTMADGWETRRRRGPGHDWALVRLAAPGLVDRLELDTSHFKGNAPGRCLVEGHAPGRPDDWRVLLDTPLQPHTRHVFADELRRVGAISHVRLSVFPDGGIARMRVWGQLAAASAALVTFDVLDPASAEAALLTACGSTAWARRMAAHRPFEDQAALERIAERSWWSLAEADWLEAFAAHPRIGARPAAEHGAWAAGEQRGAAAADDATRAALAEANAAYADKHGFIYIVCATGRSADEMLADLRARLGRDRASEIRTAAEEQAKITRLRLRKLLTGA
- the uraH gene encoding hydroxyisourate hydrolase, with product MITTHVLDTALGRPARGVPIHLELHEGDGWRALGAGTTDDDGRLRTLTPAGPVAPGRYRISFDTQAYFDAHGATGFFPSVEIQFVVVDGAAHYHVPLLLSPYGYSTYRGS
- a CDS encoding transposase, whose product is MPRPRLGDTRDPHVARDGDSDAVARWRVRMGTDDAKQRYKQRAATAETVNADAKTHRGLDHLPLRGVAKALGCATLFALTYDVLRFITLCG
- a CDS encoding transposase codes for the protein MRPPRHRRTPIQLTLDQARRPTGHGGWRPGAGRPKGRATCSHQARPRFPASVPIHVTLKIAAGLPSFRRAAIMRVVRAAIAAGGHRGDFRVVHYNVLGDHIHLVVEAAGAAALARGMQGLTIRLARRLNARLGRRGRLLAQRYHARPLRTPREVRNAVRYVLLNGRHHAADRGQALARGWVDPYSSALWFDGWKTAIRTDAPWLRALAKDGCPTAAPHTWLLSVGWRRGGGLIDIDDIPGPAP